A window of Apium graveolens cultivar Ventura chromosome 8, ASM990537v1, whole genome shotgun sequence contains these coding sequences:
- the LOC141677502 gene encoding non-specific lipid transfer protein GPI-anchored 7-like, which yields MNCRMVIVAVVLAVVMGSVRVSEGQDLPACATNVVPCMNFLNLTTKPPATCCDPLSQAVVRQLSCLCNLYTTPSFFESYSINFTLAIRLPSLCGISTDLTTCIGGKNRSSSSIPASLAPPGNNDDDDSTRNNVVNSSGNNTNRNEFMTVLLLSLLLFLISSSIT from the exons ATGAATTGTAGAATGGTGATTGTGGCAGTAGTGCTGGCGGTGGTTATGGGGAGTGTAAGGGTGAGTGAAGGGCAAGATCTTCCGGCTTGCGCAACGAATGTGGTGCCTTGCATGAATTTTTTGAACTTGACCACAAAACCTCCGGCTACATGTTGTGATCCACTATCGCAAGCAGTTGTTAGACAGCTTTCATGCCTCTGCAACCTCTATACAACTCCTTCCTTTTTTGAATCGTATTCCATTAACTTCACTCTCGCAATTCGTCTTCCTTCTCTCTGTGGTATCTCCACTGATCTCACTACTTGCATAG GTGGAAAGAATAGGAGTTCTTCATCCATCCCAGCATCATTAG CACCACCTGGGAACAACGACGACGACGACTCAACAAGAAACAATGTCGTAAATTCATCTGGAAACAACACCAACAGGAATGAATTCATGACTGTGTTATTACTAAGCTTGCTCTTGTTTTTGATTTCTTCATCTATTACTTAA
- the LOC141677503 gene encoding non-specific lipid transfer protein GPI-anchored 7-like, translating to MKTLVVAVGLMIAMTMIMLTEAQDPSCANSLVPCSDYLNATTKPPASCCNPLKEAVDKQLACLCNLYNSPDLLNTLRINVTLALRLPTLCGVPDNLCQGRNNTDTTSPNVPGSPKDNNGSSKNHAGSLAFTGIFSGLLIWASLMLF from the exons ATGAAGACTCTGGTTGTTGCTGTGGGGTTAATGATTGCCATGACGATGATCATGTTGACAGAAGCGCAAGATCCATCTTGCGCTAACTCACTCGTGCCATGCTCGGATTATTTAAATGCGACAACGAAGCCACCGGCTTCATGTTGCAATCCACTTAAAGAAGCCGTTGATAAACAGCTTGCATGTTTATGTAATTTGTATAATTCACCTGATTTGTTGAACACGTTGAGAATAAATGTCACTCTAGCTCTTCGTCTTCCTACTCTGTGCGGTGTGCCTGATAATCTCTGTCAAG GTCGGAACAACACCGACACAACTTCTCCCAATGTGCCAG GATCACCCAAGGACAATAATGGCTCATCCAAGAATCACGCAGGAAGCTTAGCATTTACTGGTATATTTAGCGGCTTATTGATATGGGCTTCTTTGATGCTATTTTAG